From the genome of Neisseria sp. oral taxon 014 str. F0314:
CAATTCATGGCGAAACTCGCCGGCGTTACCGATCCTGAGAAAAAACGCAGAATCATCGGCGCGGAATTTATCGAAGTATTTGATGCCGAAGAGAAAAAACTCACCAACGCCAAATGGCTGGCGCAAGGCACGATTTACCCCGACGTCATCGAATCCGCAGGCGCGAAAACCAAAAAAGCCCACGCCATCAAATCGCATCACAACGTCGGCGGCCTGCCTGAAAACATGAAACTCCAGCTGCTTGAGCCGTTGCGCGACTTGTTCAAAGACGAAGTGCGCGAACTGGGCGTTGCTTTGGGCTTACCGCGCGAAATGGTGTACCGCCATCCGTTCCCAGGCCCCGGTTTGGGCGTGCGCATCTTGGGCGAAGTGAAAAAAGAATACGCCGACTTGCTGCGCCAAGCGGACGATATTTTCATCCAAGAATTGCGCAACACCACCGACGAAAACGGCACATCTTGGTATGACCTGACCAGCCAAGCCTTCGCCGTGTTCCTACCCGTAAAATCCGTCGGCGTAATGGGCGACGGACGCACTTATGATTACGTCGTCGCGCTGCGCGCAGTCATCACCAGCGACTTCATGACCGCACACTGGGCAGAACTGCCGTACTCGCTGCTCGGCCGCGTGTCCAACCGCATCATCAACGAAGTCAAAGGCATCAACCGCGTGGTTTACGATGTGAGCGGCAAACCGCCCGCCACGATTGAGTGGGAGTGAGATGCGCTGCACGTCCGAATCTGAACACGGAACGGTGCGGCAATAATAAAAGACCCGTCTTTGCGGGTCTTTTATTATTCGTTTTTTATCTTGAGGCCGTCTGAAAAACGGGTTTATGCTTCTTCGGGCTTGCGAAACTGCCACACCAGCCAGATACTGAGCAATGTTTGGAAAACCAGCACCACGAATCCGGCCTGCCGGTTGCCGAACACTTCAAGCAAATCGAAAGGCATTCTGGCATGCCATTTGTGACTGGAGTATACAAAAGCGGCGGCGGCGACGGAGGACCACATCACCAGCGAAGCGCCCAACAGCGTCATACCCAGCGAATATAACCGCCTGTCGCGGGCGCAAAGCAGGCCGAGAAGCACCAGCAGAAGCGCCGAAACTGCGTAGCCGCCGAAGAACATCAGTTGGTAGGTTTCGGTTTTGGCAAAGAGCAGCATATCCGCGCCCGCAATCATGCAGCAGGCGACAGAGAGAATGAAGATACCGAACAGTTTGCGCATGATTACACTGCTCCGACAAAACTGAAAATATCGCACCGGCAGCGACCGGACACAGAATGTTTCATATTAAACTCCCAGATTTCATGAAACAAAAAATTTGATTTCGCGGCCGGGCCATCCGCTTCGAAAACCGATGCGCGATTCTCCGCAACCCGCCCGTTGCCGTTAACTGCGGGATTCTATCCCAAAACGATAGGCAGGCCAACCATGACACCGAAAACATTACAGGCTTTTCTCCACCGGCATATCCCCGCCACCGCTGCTCTGGGCTTGGAAGTCGTGGCATCGGATGAGGAGAAAACCGTACTATCCGCGCCACACGCTCCCAACCGCAACCACAAAAACACCGTGTTCGGCGGCAGTATCGCACTGGTTGCGACCACCTGCGGCTGGGCGGCGGTACACACGCATTTCCCCGAAGCCGACGGCAATATCGTGATACAACAGGGCGAAACCCGCTACCTGCGTCCGGCGCGCAACGGTCTGAACGCCGTTACCCGCAGCGGCAGCGTCGAAGACTGGCAGGAAATGCGCAACATGTTCGCCCGCCGCGGCAAAGGGAAAATCGTCTTGAAAACAGAAGTGTTTTCGGAGGGAGAACTGGCGGCGGTCTTTACCGGAACGTTTGTGGCATTGAAAAACTGAACGCGGAAAGTTTCAGACGGCCTCCATTCCTTAGCCGCCGTATGTGTTCGACGGTTGCACCGGACTGCCGCGATTTGCCTAGAAAGGAGCGAAAGGCCGTCTGAAAACCATGTCTTATTTTTCAGACGGCCTTTTAAACGCCGCCCTAATCCACCGGCGGAACATAAACCCCGGCCGCGATGTCGTCCTTAATCCTTTCGGCTTCGGCCAGCACCAATGAGAGCAGGTTTTGTACGTCTTCGAAAGTGGCGACGGGGCTGAGGAGGGTCATTTTCAACGACTGCACGCCGTTGACTTTGGTTACGCCGATATTGGCTTCGCCGCGGGCGAAGAGTTCGTCGGCGACGTTTTGGTTCAGACTATCGACAAACTTATCGGGATAGCCCTGCGGTTTGACGCGGAACAGGACGGACGCAAACTGCGGCTCGACCAAAAGCTCCAAACCTTCGGCGGCTTGGATGTATCCGGCGGTTTGGCGCGCAAGCCGGATGCCGTGGTCTATCATCGAACCGTAACGCTTTTCGCCCAAGGCTTCGATGGTGAACCAGAGTTTCAGGGCATCGAAGCGGCGGGTGGTTTGCAGCGATTTGGAAACAAGGTTGGGCACGCCGTGTTCCTCGTCGTAAGCGGAATTGAGGTATTCGGCCTCGTAGTGCATGAAACGGTAGTCCGCCTCGTTTTTAAGCAGGAACGCGCCGCAGGAAATGCTTTGGAAGAAATGCTTGTGGAAATCGAGCGTTACCGAGTCGGTCAGCTCGATGCCGTCTATCATGTGGCGGAACTCGTTGGACAGCAGCAATGCGCCGCCCCATGCGGCATCGAGGTGCATCCATGCGCCGCAGGTATCGGCGGCGGTGCGGATTTCGGGCAGCGGATCGATGGCGCCTGCATCGGTCGTACCGGCGGTGGCGACGATGCAGGCGACGATTTTGCCTTGCGCCTGTAGGTCGGCCAGCGTCCGCCTGAGTGCGCCGACATCCATTCGGGCGTTGCGGTCTGCCGGCACGGTTACGACGGACTGGAAGCCCATGCCCATCATCGCCATGTTTTTCTGTACGGAAAAATGCGCGTTTTCGGAACAGACGACTTTGACTTTCTGCAAAGCGTCCGCCGGAAGGCCGTCGCGCTGCACCGACCACGGCAAGCCGTCTGAATTTTTCCAGTGCTTCGCGATGCAGGCATCACGCGCGAGCAACACGCCCATCAGGTTGGACTGCGTGCCGCCGGAGGTGAACACGCCCGCCGAACCCGCGCCGTATCCGGCTTTTCCGCGCAGCCACCCAATCATCTGTACTTCCATCAGCGAACCGGCGGGACTTTGGTCCCACGAATCCATTGACTGGTTGGCGGCGTTAATCAGCACTTCCGCCACTTGGCTGGCGACCAGCGTCGGGCAATGCAGGTGCGCCAGCGAGTGCGGATGGTGCACCTTCAGGCTTTTTTCGAGAAACAGCCCTATCAGCCGTTGCAGGGCCGGCCGCATACCGAGGCCGTCTGAAGACGGCTGGAAACGGATGCCGGAACGCAATTCGCGGATGCTGCCGCCGGTGTACATCTTGTCGCTTTGCAGCCACGCGGCAACGGCCTCCACCGCTTCGGCCATAGCATCGCGGTAATCGGCGGCCGACTGCGGGTCGTTGCACAGCAAAGCCCGTTTGTGTTCGGCAAAATCAACCATGTATCAGCCCCTTACACTTTCCAACGCATCGGCAACGGATTGCCGGAAGCGTTTGATGAGTTCTTCGCATTCCTGCTGCGTGATAATCAGCGGTGCAAGCAGGCGCACGACAGTACCGTTGCGGCCGCCGCGTTCGAGCAGCAGTTTGTTGTTGAAACAGGCTTTCTGGATTTCGGCCGCCAACACCGCATCGGCGGGCAGCGAACCCATACGGTCGGCAGGCCGGCGCTCGTCCACAATCTCAATGCCTATCATCAGCCCGCGGCCGCGCACATTGCCGATGCACGGAAATTCCTGCGCCAACCTGTTTAATTCGGAACGGATAAAGTCGCCGCGCGCCTGCGCGTTGCCCGCCAAATCCTGCTCGCTCATGATGCGCAGCGAAGCGTAGCCGGTCGCCATCGCAAGCTGGTTGCCGCGGAAAGTGCCCGTATGCCCCGCCGGCTGCCATGCGTCGAATTTCTTTTTAATCGCCAGCACGGCCAGCGGCAGGCTACCGCCGACGGCTTTCGACATCACGACGATGTCCGGCTCGATGCCCGCATGTTGGAAGGCGAACATTTTGCCCGAACGGCAGAACCCCGCCTGCACTTCGTCCGCAATCATCAAAATACCGTGTTTTTCGGTAACTTCGCGGATTTTCCGCAACCATTTGGTCGGGCCGACCACAACGCCGCCCTCACCCTGAATCGCCTCCAGAATCACCGCCGCCGGTTTGACCACGCCGCTTTCCACGTCTTCGATGAAATTCTCGAAATAATACGTCAGCGCATCCACACCCGCTTCGCCGCCCAAACCGAGCGGGCAGCGGTATTCGTGCGGATACGGCAAAAACTGCACGCCCGGCATCAGATTCGGCACGGCGTTTTTCGCGCCCAAGTTGCCGGTCAGCGCCAGCGAACCCTGCGTCATGCCATGATAACCGCCGGAAAAGCTGATGACATTGCCGCGTCCGGTAAAGGTTTTTGCCAGCTTAACCGCCGCTTCGGTCGCATCCGCACCGGTCGGGCCGCAAAATTGCAGGCGGTATTCGTCTTTCCCGCCGGGGAAATGCGCCAGCAGCGCCTCGGAAAACGCGTCTTTCAGGGGGGTGGTGATGTCCAGCGTGTGCAGTGGCAAGCCGCTGGCCAATGTGTTTTGAATACTCTTGATGATTGCCGGGTGATTATGACCCAGAGCCAACGTACCCGCTCCAGCCAAACAGTCGAGATATTCGTTGCCCTCGACATCCGTTACCCAGCAACCCTGAGCCTTGGCAATGGCTAAGGGCAGCTTGCGCGGATAACTGCGGACGTTGGACTCCATCTCGTCCTGACGGGTCAGATAATGTTCGTTGGTGGCTTGGGGAATAGGATTTACAGGGATACCGCTCATATCAGATTACCATCTCATCGATAAGGGTTGAAGAAAAAAGCCCGGTTGCCGGAGCGTCATCAACACGCCGGCAACCAAGCCTGAATGGTGGGTTTCAGTACGGGCCGGGCATACGGTTCACACCGCACAGCCTGCCTTATGAACGCAGGCCGTCTGAAAATTTCAGACGACCTGCGGGCAAGGGCAATGGTACACTGTTTTGTAAAAAAGGAAAGTATTTTTTGTGTTTTTACTCTGTTTTTTATATTTCCATTCACCATTATTAAAAATCATAATTTTTTCTCCCTTCCATTTTTTCGGTTCCTGCGTGCCAATTTCGAATTTCATCATTATCAAATAAAATCAGTATTTAAAGCTTACTAAGCTTTACAGAAACAGTATATGTTTCAAAGGA
Proteins encoded in this window:
- a CDS encoding diaminobutyrate--2-oxoglutarate transaminase, whose protein sequence is MSGIPVNPIPQATNEHYLTRQDEMESNVRSYPRKLPLAIAKAQGCWVTDVEGNEYLDCLAGAGTLALGHNHPAIIKSIQNTLASGLPLHTLDITTPLKDAFSEALLAHFPGGKDEYRLQFCGPTGADATEAAVKLAKTFTGRGNVISFSGGYHGMTQGSLALTGNLGAKNAVPNLMPGVQFLPYPHEYRCPLGLGGEAGVDALTYYFENFIEDVESGVVKPAAVILEAIQGEGGVVVGPTKWLRKIREVTEKHGILMIADEVQAGFCRSGKMFAFQHAGIEPDIVVMSKAVGGSLPLAVLAIKKKFDAWQPAGHTGTFRGNQLAMATGYASLRIMSEQDLAGNAQARGDFIRSELNRLAQEFPCIGNVRGRGLMIGIEIVDERRPADRMGSLPADAVLAAEIQKACFNNKLLLERGGRNGTVVRLLAPLIITQQECEELIKRFRQSVADALESVRG
- a CDS encoding YiiD C-terminal domain-containing protein, translating into MTPKTLQAFLHRHIPATAALGLEVVASDEEKTVLSAPHAPNRNHKNTVFGGSIALVATTCGWAAVHTHFPEADGNIVIQQGETRYLRPARNGLNAVTRSGSVEDWQEMRNMFARRGKGKIVLKTEVFSEGELAAVFTGTFVALKN
- a CDS encoding aspartate aminotransferase family protein, with product MVDFAEHKRALLCNDPQSAADYRDAMAEAVEAVAAWLQSDKMYTGGSIRELRSGIRFQPSSDGLGMRPALQRLIGLFLEKSLKVHHPHSLAHLHCPTLVASQVAEVLINAANQSMDSWDQSPAGSLMEVQMIGWLRGKAGYGAGSAGVFTSGGTQSNLMGVLLARDACIAKHWKNSDGLPWSVQRDGLPADALQKVKVVCSENAHFSVQKNMAMMGMGFQSVVTVPADRNARMDVGALRRTLADLQAQGKIVACIVATAGTTDAGAIDPLPEIRTAADTCGAWMHLDAAWGGALLLSNEFRHMIDGIELTDSVTLDFHKHFFQSISCGAFLLKNEADYRFMHYEAEYLNSAYDEEHGVPNLVSKSLQTTRRFDALKLWFTIEALGEKRYGSMIDHGIRLARQTAGYIQAAEGLELLVEPQFASVLFRVKPQGYPDKFVDSLNQNVADELFARGEANIGVTKVNGVQSLKMTLLSPVATFEDVQNLLSLVLAEAERIKDDIAAGVYVPPVD